A genomic segment from Nitrosopumilus sp. K4 encodes:
- a CDS encoding TIGR00725 family protein, whose translation MAKKLQILVIGHNDNGCTEEHSQIAYEIGSEIAKADCVLLTGGLGGVMKAASHGAHDANGLAIGIIPQDDPSFANEFCDVVIPSGMGLTRDFLNALSADGIIIVGGGSGTLSEICAAYMYKKPMVAIRGTGGAAEKFIDGYVDHRKNVKIIGVDSPKDAVRKILEIITA comes from the coding sequence TTGGCAAAAAAACTCCAAATTCTGGTGATTGGGCATAACGATAATGGTTGTACTGAAGAACATTCACAAATTGCATATGAAATTGGATCTGAAATTGCAAAGGCTGATTGTGTATTGTTGACTGGTGGTCTTGGAGGTGTTATGAAGGCAGCATCTCATGGCGCCCATGATGCAAATGGACTTGCAATAGGAATAATCCCTCAAGACGATCCGTCTTTTGCAAATGAGTTTTGTGATGTTGTAATTCCAAGCGGGATGGGATTGACTAGAGACTTTCTAAATGCTTTATCTGCTGATGGAATAATAATTGTTGGTGGAGGCTCTGGAACTCTTTCTGAAATTTGTGCTGCGTATATGTACAAAAAGCCAATGGTTGCAATAAGGGGTACTGGTGGGGCAGCAGAAAAATTCATTGACGGTTATGTGGATCATAGAAAAAATGTGAAAATTATTGGGGTGGATTCACCCAAAGATGCTGTTCGGAAAATTTTGGAGATAATTACTGCATAG
- a CDS encoding 3-hydroxyacyl-CoA dehydrogenase gives MDLKNITVLGSGVMGHGIAQVSATAGYNVVLRDIEQGFLDKAMEKIRWSLDKLVSKEKISEEESNTIFSRIKPVVDLKEAVKDAQLVIEVVPEIMDLKKKVYAELDQAAAPEVVFASNTSTLPITEIANTTSRPEKVIGIHFFNPPQLMKLVEVIPGEKTSQEITDLTQEYVKSVKKEPVLCRKDVPGFIVNRLFIPMVHEACYMMDRYGYSMTEIDSAVKFKLGFPMGIFELADFTGMDVIHKATTEMHLRDKKVINPHPTIKKMFDEKKLGQKAGEGFYKYSDDKYERVPLSEELAAKCDPIDLVANILNNAAWLVSNKASDIQELEKAARLGLGLKKPMFETAKELGIKNVVEKLNKLADQNGEFYRPDPLLVSMQ, from the coding sequence ATGGATTTGAAAAACATTACAGTTTTAGGCTCAGGAGTTATGGGGCATGGTATCGCCCAGGTTTCTGCAACTGCAGGATACAATGTAGTTCTTAGAGACATTGAACAAGGATTTTTAGACAAAGCAATGGAGAAAATCAGATGGAGTTTAGATAAACTAGTATCTAAAGAAAAAATTTCCGAAGAAGAAAGCAATACAATTTTTTCAAGAATTAAACCGGTTGTAGATTTGAAAGAAGCTGTTAAAGATGCACAGTTAGTGATCGAGGTAGTTCCGGAAATCATGGATTTAAAGAAAAAAGTTTATGCAGAATTAGACCAAGCAGCAGCACCAGAAGTAGTCTTTGCATCAAATACAAGTACACTTCCAATTACAGAAATTGCAAATACAACATCAAGACCTGAAAAAGTAATAGGAATTCACTTTTTCAATCCACCACAATTAATGAAGCTGGTAGAAGTCATTCCAGGCGAGAAAACATCACAAGAAATCACTGATTTAACACAAGAATATGTCAAGTCAGTAAAAAAAGAACCAGTATTATGCAGAAAAGATGTTCCAGGATTCATCGTAAATAGATTATTCATCCCAATGGTACATGAAGCATGTTACATGATGGACAGGTATGGATATTCAATGACAGAGATTGATTCAGCAGTAAAATTCAAGCTTGGATTTCCAATGGGCATATTTGAGTTAGCCGATTTTACAGGAATGGATGTCATCCATAAAGCAACAACAGAGATGCATTTAAGAGATAAAAAAGTAATTAACCCACACCCAACAATTAAAAAAATGTTTGATGAAAAAAAACTGGGGCAAAAAGCAGGAGAAGGGTTTTACAAGTATTCTGATGACAAGTATGAACGTGTTCCATTATCAGAAGAATTAGCTGCAAAATGCGACCCAATTGATCTAGTTGCAAATATTCTAAACAATGCAGCATGGCTTGTATCTAACAAAGCAAGCGATATACAAGAACTAGAAAAAGCTGCAAGATTGGGATTAGGTTTGAAAAAACCAATGTTTGAAACAGCAAAAGAGTTAGGAATCAAAAACGTGGTAGAGAAATTAAACAAACTGGCAGATCAAAATGGTGAATTTTACAGACCAGATCCATTACTAGTGTCTATGCAGTAA
- a CDS encoding Lrp/AsnC ligand binding domain-containing protein: protein MQAYILLNCNTGTESELISELKKIPGVVEINGIWGKYDIFLKVVTSNPDGIEKIVSKMRTMKDITSSYTMPVLYGQGGTIDE from the coding sequence ATGCAAGCATACATTCTTCTTAATTGTAATACTGGAACTGAATCTGAACTAATTTCAGAGTTGAAAAAAATTCCTGGAGTTGTTGAAATTAATGGGATTTGGGGAAAATACGATATATTCCTCAAAGTTGTGACGTCTAATCCTGATGGTATTGAAAAGATTGTTTCAAAAATGAGAACCATGAAAGACATCACAAGTAGCTATACGATGCCTGTGTTGTATGGACAGGGTGGAACTATAGATGAATGA
- a CDS encoding HIT family protein — MTDCVFCKIISGNIPVKKISESEKSIAFLDAFPLAKGHVLVIPKNHHAKIQDLSKEENSDLFSLMHDVVSKVDALTGATLIAVHNGKDAGQEIPHVHVHLVPRDSSDSAGAIHSMFHGTVSLSDSEIDEIRKKLV; from the coding sequence ATGACTGATTGTGTCTTTTGTAAAATAATTTCAGGAAATATTCCTGTCAAAAAAATTTCAGAATCAGAAAAATCCATTGCGTTTTTAGATGCATTTCCTTTGGCAAAAGGACATGTGCTAGTGATTCCAAAAAACCATCACGCAAAAATTCAGGATTTATCAAAAGAAGAAAACTCTGATCTATTTTCTTTAATGCATGATGTTGTGTCAAAAGTTGATGCGTTGACTGGTGCTACTTTGATTGCAGTGCATAATGGCAAAGATGCTGGACAAGAAATCCCTCATGTGCATGTTCATTTAGTCCCACGAGACTCTTCTGATTCTGCGGGAGCAATACATTCTATGTTTCATGGAACTGTGAGTCTGTCTGATTCAGAAATTGATGAAATCCGTAAAAAACTTGTATGA
- a CDS encoding DnaJ domain-containing protein: MNTYQALRTLNLKSDSSFEEIKVAYRKLALEYHPDKNTNEKEGKEFKKVTEAYNILKKNHKEEISEIKQEYTNKETKSKTNFRKPQWGAPENEPPQQDWSKFTREFEEGDPDFWKEYERKFWEEYNARVRPDGKHGEYEKAKEPKIQPNLFVDVDKSLCIGCCSCEIIAPDVFEINKNSKSNPKSSVINPKGAGVNLIMNAAETCPTKAIIVENTDTKERLFPF, translated from the coding sequence GTGAATACTTACCAAGCCCTCAGAACATTGAATCTAAAGTCAGATTCATCATTTGAGGAGATCAAAGTAGCATATAGAAAACTAGCATTAGAATATCACCCAGACAAGAACACAAATGAAAAAGAGGGTAAAGAATTCAAAAAAGTTACAGAGGCATATAACATACTAAAGAAAAATCACAAAGAAGAGATTTCAGAGATCAAGCAAGAATACACAAACAAAGAAACAAAATCAAAAACCAATTTTAGAAAACCGCAATGGGGCGCACCTGAAAACGAACCACCACAACAAGATTGGAGTAAATTCACAAGAGAATTTGAAGAAGGTGATCCAGATTTTTGGAAAGAATACGAGCGAAAGTTTTGGGAAGAGTACAATGCACGCGTAAGACCAGATGGAAAACATGGAGAGTATGAAAAAGCAAAAGAGCCAAAGATTCAACCAAATCTCTTTGTGGACGTAGACAAATCATTATGCATAGGTTGTTGTAGTTGTGAAATAATCGCACCAGATGTCTTTGAGATAAATAAAAACTCAAAATCAAATCCAAAATCATCAGTAATCAACCCCAAGGGAGCAGGGGTTAATTTGATAATGAATGCAGCTGAAACTTGCCCAACAAAAGCAATAATTGTAGAAAACACAGACACTAAAGAAAGATTGTTTCCATTCTAA
- a CDS encoding cupin domain-containing protein, which translates to MHVRKNSEIQPIKGSEGTTVKQFFHPHNTQNGINYSIAQFSLESGRKTLKHKLKSSEIYYILEGHAKIEINLESFELRKDDSAYVPPEAEQQIENLGDEVLKFLCIVEPAWKVEDEIILE; encoded by the coding sequence ATGCACGTTAGAAAAAATTCAGAGATTCAACCAATAAAAGGAAGTGAAGGGACCACGGTAAAGCAATTTTTTCATCCCCACAACACACAAAATGGCATAAACTACAGCATAGCACAGTTTTCATTAGAATCAGGAAGAAAAACGCTCAAGCACAAACTAAAGTCATCAGAGATATACTACATTTTGGAAGGTCATGCAAAGATCGAGATAAATTTAGAGTCATTTGAATTAAGGAAAGATGATTCTGCATATGTTCCTCCAGAAGCAGAGCAGCAGATAGAAAATTTAGGAGATGAAGTATTGAAATTTTTATGCATTGTAGAACCAGCATGGAAAGTAGAAGATGAGATTATTTTAGAATAA
- a CDS encoding cupin domain-containing protein, producing MNKTNIVGKGDQRKVNPNWFTGKTWMKVLSEKIKSEDQDIYHVHFEKGSRTKLHAHNGNQVLIGVKGKGSLEIFKKYGSKKINFKIKRIQRITLLEGDIVHIPAKMLHTHGSIDKKKEFSHIAINIFPKKNSEYKTTWYESDFKTKATDVI from the coding sequence ATGAACAAAACAAACATTGTTGGAAAAGGAGACCAAAGAAAAGTAAATCCAAATTGGTTCACAGGTAAAACTTGGATGAAAGTGTTATCTGAAAAAATTAAATCAGAAGATCAAGACATATACCATGTCCATTTTGAAAAAGGGTCAAGAACAAAACTTCATGCACATAATGGAAACCAAGTGTTGATAGGAGTTAAAGGTAAAGGAAGTCTTGAAATTTTTAAAAAATATGGTTCAAAAAAAATAAATTTCAAAATAAAACGTATTCAAAGAATTACACTTTTGGAAGGAGATATTGTTCACATTCCAGCAAAAATGTTGCACACTCATGGTTCAATCGATAAGAAAAAAGAGTTTTCACACATTGCAATAAACATATTTCCAAAGAAAAATTCTGAGTACAAAACAACATGGTATGAATCAGATTTTAAAACAAAAGCTACAGATGTAATCTAG
- a CDS encoding SHOCT domain-containing protein, with protein sequence MATKKTTKKTTKKTTKKKPGYIEKFLKKADKAIEEGIKRADEALEDAVEFGEMASSQAKKTSDELRKRAIKEGELLKAQGMKKFNEGVSVARQATSKADQDLDALERLGKLRKEGIITEKEFQEKKKKLLSRI encoded by the coding sequence ATGGCTACAAAAAAGACAACAAAAAAGACAACAAAAAAGACAACAAAAAAGAAACCAGGATACATCGAGAAATTTCTGAAAAAAGCAGACAAAGCAATCGAGGAAGGAATCAAGAGAGCAGATGAGGCATTAGAAGACGCAGTCGAGTTTGGAGAGATGGCATCCAGTCAGGCAAAAAAGACCAGTGATGAACTCAGAAAAAGAGCAATCAAGGAAGGAGAGTTACTCAAAGCTCAAGGCATGAAGAAGTTCAACGAAGGAGTTTCTGTTGCAAGACAGGCAACAAGTAAGGCAGACCAAGATTTAGACGCATTAGAGAGACTAGGAAAGCTGAGAAAAGAAGGGATCATCACAGAAAAAGAATTCCAAGAAAAGAAAAAGAAATTACTGTCAAGGATCTAA
- a CDS encoding tetratricopeptide repeat protein, producing MGFFGKKENPEDLIYQAMSLIEKQQPKGAISLFNKVLKQDPKNTQVLFNKGLALNQIKKYSDAVTCFDRLLEINPKDSQAFNNKGIAFAEMGNLQGANKCYDSAIKADPKHAASYFNKGVLLDKLNEHEEALKFLEKAIETDPKKPNALFYKGIVLGKMKKHEEALNCFDNVCRKFPSHMDSLFHKGIELAEIQKHEKAIEIFDLILSKHKDNPNIIYAKSRSKAALGQYPESIELLKQAISKNPKVIRAWAKEEKAFTHLHNDTRFRALVKL from the coding sequence ATGGGGTTTTTTGGCAAGAAAGAGAATCCAGAAGATTTGATTTATCAGGCAATGTCACTGATAGAAAAACAACAACCAAAAGGAGCAATTTCATTATTCAACAAAGTTCTAAAACAAGACCCCAAAAACACCCAAGTACTGTTTAACAAGGGTCTTGCGCTAAACCAGATAAAAAAATACAGCGATGCAGTTACTTGTTTTGATAGATTATTGGAAATAAATCCAAAAGACTCTCAGGCATTTAACAACAAAGGGATTGCTTTTGCAGAAATGGGTAATTTGCAAGGTGCAAACAAATGCTACGATAGTGCAATCAAAGCAGATCCAAAGCATGCTGCATCATATTTCAATAAAGGGGTTTTACTTGACAAGTTGAACGAACATGAAGAGGCACTAAAGTTTCTAGAAAAAGCAATAGAAACAGATCCCAAAAAACCAAATGCACTATTTTACAAAGGGATTGTTTTAGGAAAAATGAAAAAACATGAAGAGGCACTAAACTGTTTTGATAATGTATGTAGAAAATTTCCTAGCCATATGGATTCGTTATTTCACAAAGGAATAGAACTGGCAGAGATTCAAAAACATGAAAAAGCAATAGAAATTTTTGATCTAATTTTATCAAAACACAAAGACAATCCAAACATAATTTATGCAAAATCAAGGAGTAAAGCTGCACTAGGTCAATATCCAGAATCAATAGAATTGTTAAAGCAAGCAATATCAAAAAACCCCAAAGTCATAAGAGCATGGGCAAAGGAAGAAAAGGCGTTCACTCACCTACATAACGACACAAGATTCAGAGCACTAGTAAAATTATAA
- a CDS encoding P-II family nitrogen regulator, giving the protein MIRITVILSNNEVMPISEELKRLEIGGLTVGKVRGRGQTPPPEVHSGKGRAIFQPQFSQKYVVQIITTDDKQDKVIEIVKKNGTKGKIIIEPILRAIDIATKEEGESVI; this is encoded by the coding sequence ATGATCAGAATTACGGTAATTCTAAGCAATAATGAAGTAATGCCAATTAGTGAGGAGTTAAAAAGGTTGGAAATAGGCGGGCTGACAGTAGGCAAAGTTAGAGGCAGAGGGCAAACACCACCACCAGAAGTACACTCAGGGAAAGGAAGAGCTATCTTTCAGCCTCAATTCAGTCAAAAATACGTAGTACAAATCATTACAACAGACGACAAACAAGACAAAGTTATCGAAATTGTCAAGAAAAACGGCACCAAGGGTAAGATCATCATCGAACCAATTCTACGTGCGATAGACATTGCAACAAAAGAAGAAGGCGAATCAGTAATCTAA
- a CDS encoding aspartate aminotransferase family protein encodes MLLDHTKQYKKNTRNSAKMFAKSAKLHINGVSHNIRFYEPYPFIVKKSSGKNLVDVDNNKYTDYWMGHWSLILGHVPKKIKTALSKQIEKGWMYGTVNEQTIKLSELISKAVPVAEKIRYVTSGTEATMYSVRLARSVTGKKIIAKIDGGWHGYTSDLLKSVNWPFSESESLGIINEEQIVSIPYNDLEKSLLILQKHSKDLAGVIIEPVLGGGGCIPAESDYLKGIQEFCRKNNSLFILDEIVTGFRFRYGCIYPTMKLEPDIVTLGKIVGGGMTIGVMCGKKEIMEFADTTGKKKSERSYVGGGTFSANPVSMISGFETLSSLKNDKSIYSKINNLGEYARKELTKIFDGKVIVSGKGSLFMTHFVKEGITSIRDSADVARCDTSKLHKYHFKMISQDGIFFLPGKLGAISNAHSKADIKQMIEATENF; translated from the coding sequence TTGCTTTTGGATCACACTAAACAGTACAAAAAAAATACAAGAAATTCTGCCAAAATGTTTGCCAAATCTGCCAAACTTCACATAAACGGTGTTTCTCATAATATAAGATTTTATGAACCATATCCATTCATAGTCAAAAAATCCTCGGGAAAAAATTTAGTTGATGTAGATAACAACAAATACACAGATTATTGGATGGGTCACTGGAGTTTGATTTTAGGGCACGTTCCAAAAAAAATCAAAACTGCACTATCAAAACAAATTGAGAAAGGGTGGATGTATGGCACAGTAAATGAACAAACCATAAAGTTGTCAGAATTAATTTCAAAGGCAGTTCCAGTTGCTGAAAAAATCCGTTATGTCACATCAGGTACTGAAGCTACAATGTATTCAGTAAGATTAGCACGTTCTGTGACTGGAAAAAAAATAATTGCAAAGATTGATGGCGGATGGCACGGATACACTTCCGATTTACTAAAGTCAGTAAACTGGCCATTTTCAGAATCTGAAAGTTTAGGAATAATAAACGAGGAACAAATTGTGTCAATACCATACAATGATTTAGAAAAATCATTATTGATTTTACAAAAACATTCTAAAGATTTAGCAGGAGTAATAATTGAACCAGTGTTAGGTGGAGGAGGATGTATTCCAGCAGAGTCGGACTACTTGAAAGGGATTCAAGAATTTTGTCGTAAGAATAATTCATTATTCATACTAGACGAGATTGTTACCGGATTTAGATTCAGATATGGATGTATTTATCCCACAATGAAGTTAGAACCGGACATTGTAACTTTGGGAAAAATCGTAGGTGGAGGAATGACAATTGGGGTAATGTGTGGAAAAAAAGAAATCATGGAGTTTGCAGACACTACAGGAAAGAAAAAATCAGAAAGGAGTTATGTTGGAGGAGGAACCTTTTCAGCAAACCCAGTATCGATGATTTCAGGATTTGAAACATTATCATCGCTCAAAAATGACAAATCAATTTACTCAAAAATTAACAATCTAGGTGAATATGCACGAAAAGAGCTGACAAAGATATTTGATGGCAAAGTAATAGTTTCAGGAAAAGGTTCTTTGTTCATGACTCATTTTGTAAAAGAAGGAATTACCAGTATCAGAGATTCTGCAGATGTTGCCAGATGCGATACATCCAAATTGCACAAATACCATTTCAAGATGATCAGTCAAGACGGAATATTCTTTCTGCCTGGAAAACTAGGCGCAATATCAAATGCACATTCAAAAGCAGACATAAAACAAATGATTGAAGCAACTGAAAATTTTTAA
- a CDS encoding pentapeptide repeat-containing protein, with translation MKHEILVFFFVVLISTVPSGFAQTNSEIFPEWIKTTIKFWADGLVSDTEFKNALEYLIENQIISIDDNSQGFGGILSYYGKIISGVSFVGMDLSDVDFRGATISDVNFSGTDLSGRDFSTTTLRNVDFTNTNLSDSNLSNQDFSNMKLHGTILKNSVLTGTVFDNSEIKDVDFTNANLENTSMENITMKNSILTNANLQNTSLSSSVISQTRFDETILKNANLQNNDISWSMFDNADLTFADLSGSKLEKTNFRLVNFNGATINDVHFNEVVLDEANLSNSKIMNANLSQMKLNYLDLSGSNLTGSDVSNSFFVGANLQNTDFDYSYASNTDFTEADLKNSQWKNADLTYANLTNSDLSFATLDDANLTNSTVTNAVFKDVSLSLTSIEGFLNDCVIKPSANLIGCDLSGQTISEIQMNNSDLRFADLSYSLFDNVDLSNSNFENANLEGVQLIDTNLSNSIFKDTNLQNSTLNRVMLSDTALNNINLKDSSISNVNLIDADMSGIDLSFANLNSVDMTGSILTGAEFRYAVIDDTIAKYADLSGSNLDFVHITNSDFSKVRLHGVSLNEITFDNVDFKHVDLTGLNLKNVKITNSDLSDSILSKIKLVDGNLQHSVFSNSEMKFANLFGTDFTNSVMIGTDLEGSILASAILVQTDFTEANLSLADLSDSKIQYSVFKDVNDDGCEGCP, from the coding sequence ATGAAGCATGAAATCCTAGTTTTCTTTTTTGTTGTTTTGATTTCTACTGTTCCTTCGGGATTTGCACAAACTAACTCTGAAATTTTTCCAGAATGGATTAAAACAACAATAAAGTTTTGGGCTGATGGCCTTGTTAGTGATACGGAATTTAAAAATGCATTAGAATATCTTATTGAAAATCAAATCATCTCAATTGATGACAACTCCCAAGGTTTTGGAGGTATCTTGTCATACTATGGAAAAATAATTTCTGGTGTGTCTTTTGTTGGGATGGACCTTAGTGATGTTGATTTTAGAGGAGCAACCATATCTGATGTAAATTTTTCTGGAACTGATCTTTCTGGAAGGGATTTTAGCACAACTACATTACGCAATGTGGATTTTACAAATACCAATCTTAGTGATTCTAATTTGTCTAATCAGGATTTTTCAAATATGAAATTACATGGAACCATACTGAAAAACTCTGTTTTAACTGGAACCGTTTTTGATAATTCTGAAATAAAAGATGTGGATTTTACAAATGCTAATCTAGAAAATACCAGTATGGAAAATATAACTATGAAGAATTCGATTCTTACAAATGCCAATCTACAAAATACTAGTTTGTCTTCAAGTGTGATAAGCCAAACAAGATTTGATGAAACTATTTTGAAAAACGCCAATCTACAAAACAACGATATTAGTTGGTCTATGTTTGATAATGCTGATTTAACATTTGCAGATTTATCTGGTTCAAAATTAGAAAAAACAAACTTTAGACTGGTAAATTTTAATGGCGCAACAATTAATGATGTTCATTTTAATGAAGTGGTACTGGATGAGGCAAACTTGTCTAATTCTAAAATAATGAACGCTAATTTATCCCAAATGAAATTAAATTATTTGGATTTATCTGGATCTAACCTTACTGGTTCTGATGTTTCTAATTCATTTTTTGTAGGCGCAAATCTACAAAATACTGATTTTGATTATTCATATGCCTCAAATACTGACTTTACCGAGGCAGATCTAAAAAACTCTCAATGGAAAAATGCTGATTTGACGTATGCTAACCTTACTAATTCAGACCTGTCTTTTGCAACCTTGGATGATGCCAATCTAACAAACTCTACTGTAACTAATGCTGTTTTCAAAGATGTCTCGCTTTCTTTAACTTCTATTGAAGGCTTCCTCAATGATTGTGTCATAAAACCATCTGCAAACTTGATAGGCTGTGATCTGTCTGGACAAACCATATCTGAAATTCAAATGAATAATTCTGATTTGAGATTTGCAGACCTGTCTTACTCTCTTTTTGACAATGTTGATCTTTCCAACTCTAATTTTGAAAATGCAAATCTTGAGGGAGTGCAATTAATTGACACTAATTTGTCTAATTCTATTTTCAAAGACACCAATTTACAGAATTCTACACTAAACAGAGTCATGCTTTCAGACACTGCATTAAATAACATCAATTTGAAAGATAGTAGTATTTCAAATGTAAATTTAATTGATGCAGACATGAGTGGCATTGATCTAAGTTTTGCCAATCTTAATTCTGTGGACATGACTGGTTCTATTCTTACAGGTGCAGAATTTCGATATGCCGTAATTGACGATACTATCGCAAAATATGCTGACCTATCTGGGTCTAATTTGGATTTTGTACACATCACAAATTCTGATTTTTCAAAAGTTAGATTACATGGGGTTAGTTTAAATGAAATTACTTTTGATAATGTTGATTTCAAGCATGTTGACTTGACTGGGTTAAACCTAAAAAATGTAAAAATCACAAATTCAGATCTTTCTGATTCTATTCTTTCGAAAATAAAACTCGTCGATGGAAATCTTCAACATTCTGTTTTTTCAAACTCTGAAATGAAATTTGCTAATCTCTTTGGAACTGATTTTACGAATTCTGTAATGATTGGAACTGATCTTGAAGGCTCTATTTTGGCTAGTGCGATTTTGGTTCAAACTGATTTTACTGAAGCAAACTTATCATTAGCAGACTTGTCTGATTCTAAAATTCAATATTCTGTATTCAAAGATGTAAATGACGATGGTTGCGAAGGCTGCCCTTAG
- a CDS encoding sensor histidine kinase — protein sequence MSEKEKKLEKRLLEVEQQLVKQNEVLRSEIEQKSAELVKSERLATIGTMASRVAHDLKNPLTIIQTYSDMLTPEILSKLDSKGKEKWLRLQNAVLDMNRLIEDVLDFARTSEIKKSQSSFLHIVKLALNNVARSYGITINLPENDVMVNCDSRKIESVMSNLLNNAIHSINGHGEIDITVSSDSEHVTIHVKDSGPGIPEENLEKIFEPMFTTKSTGTGLGLVICKSIIEQHGGSISVSNKPTTFTIKLPKHD from the coding sequence GTGTCTGAAAAAGAAAAAAAACTAGAAAAGCGTCTTTTGGAAGTAGAGCAGCAACTAGTTAAACAAAATGAAGTCCTCCGCTCTGAAATAGAACAAAAAAGTGCAGAATTAGTAAAATCTGAAAGACTTGCGACTATTGGTACCATGGCAAGTAGAGTTGCACATGATTTGAAAAATCCTCTAACAATTATACAAACTTATTCTGATATGTTGACTCCTGAAATACTTTCTAAATTAGATTCTAAAGGAAAAGAAAAATGGCTTCGATTACAAAATGCTGTTTTGGATATGAATAGATTAATTGAAGATGTGTTGGATTTTGCAAGAACTTCGGAAATCAAAAAATCTCAATCTTCTTTTTTGCATATTGTTAAATTGGCACTGAACAATGTTGCTCGTTCTTATGGAATTACAATCAATTTGCCAGAAAATGACGTAATGGTAAATTGTGACTCAAGAAAAATCGAAAGTGTAATGTCTAACCTTTTGAATAATGCAATCCATTCAATTAATGGACATGGAGAAATTGACATAACCGTCTCTTCTGATTCTGAACATGTAACAATCCATGTAAAAGATTCTGGTCCTGGAATTCCTGAAGAGAATTTAGAGAAAATTTTTGAACCTATGTTTACTACAAAAAGCACTGGAACCGGATTAGGACTAGTCATTTGTAAAAGCATCATTGAGCAACATGGAGGTTCTATTTCTGTATCAAACAAACCTACTACATTTACAATAAAACTGCCTAAACATGATTGA
- a CDS encoding class I SAM-dependent methyltransferase: protein MVTINPLDVFLWTLRRNEKDVVNLYNTLSPVMQLATGGDMLNFGLWSSKHNVPLLAQNNLCDYFGELAELENAKNILDVGSGLSAPARFWAKKYPALKISCININFKQLAFDNAAQNIELLNCSSTELPIAGNSVDRVIALESAQHFKPLEQFFSESKRVLKNNGFFVLAMPITLKNSTLENLGILKFTWSSEHYRLDYVKNLIQSSGFTIMDEHLIGRDVYVPLANYYVSNRNHLQKYILKKYPKYVESILHKSILKMKIASEKQIIDYVLLKCKL, encoded by the coding sequence TTGGTTACTATCAATCCTCTCGATGTTTTTCTTTGGACGCTTCGACGAAATGAAAAAGATGTTGTAAATCTGTACAACACTTTGTCTCCCGTAATGCAACTTGCAACTGGTGGTGACATGCTGAATTTTGGATTGTGGTCATCCAAACATAATGTTCCATTATTGGCTCAAAATAACCTCTGTGACTATTTTGGAGAATTGGCTGAATTAGAAAATGCAAAAAATATTTTAGATGTTGGAAGTGGTTTGTCTGCCCCTGCAAGGTTTTGGGCAAAAAAATACCCTGCCTTGAAGATATCCTGCATCAACATTAATTTCAAACAACTCGCATTTGATAATGCTGCACAAAATATTGAACTCTTAAACTGCTCTTCTACAGAATTACCTATTGCTGGTAATTCTGTAGATAGAGTTATTGCATTAGAATCAGCTCAACATTTTAAACCTCTTGAACAATTTTTTTCTGAATCAAAACGTGTTTTGAAAAATAATGGATTTTTTGTTTTAGCAATGCCCATAACTCTAAAAAATTCAACATTGGAAAATCTTGGAATTTTAAAATTCACTTGGTCATCTGAACATTACAGATTAGATTACGTAAAAAATTTAATTCAATCAAGTGGTTTCACAATTATGGATGAACATCTTATTGGAAGAGATGTATATGTCCCTCTTGCTAATTATTATGTTTCAAATAGAAATCACCTTCAAAAATATATCTTAAAAAAATATCCAAAATATGTTGAATCTATTCTCCACAAATCTATTTTAAAGATGAAGATTGCTTCTGAAAAACAAATTATTGATTATGTTTTGTTAAAATGTAAATTGTGA